The Stratiformator vulcanicus genome has a segment encoding these proteins:
- a CDS encoding ABC transporter permease, with translation MSRFRTELGLLIAIAVVLGATAMFDDSYRDKPGYNAQLLLRQASVLGIFALGAGVVIISGGIDLSSGAMIAYSATVCGCVMVLLSPLDKYGNIYPGDLPIWVMVLAIVAALLAAILVGSLHAWLITAVRLPPFVATLASLIGLRSLSRMVIPDVYRFASEGEQSARLISIFDQNFKLLFKLWYIPPLTLIVISGLTWFVLSKTIAGRHLYAMGGNEEAARLSGVRTDRLKWLAYGFAAFTSAVAGVFLLAESAQAEPSSQAMGYELNAIAAAVIGGCILTGGSGSVPGIVLGALFLRCAIDSVAKLARGSVSPDVLEGLVVGLLILLTVAFNELRTEGGLKRPFFTGMLGNTAILVLTGLAMAIAYVLSDANKGAIALSTGFVVLVVLGAKKVVEVRASRRLR, from the coding sequence ATGTCCCGCTTCCGGACTGAACTCGGACTTTTGATCGCGATCGCCGTCGTCCTGGGGGCGACGGCGATGTTCGACGATTCCTATCGCGACAAGCCCGGCTACAACGCCCAACTCCTACTCCGGCAGGCCAGCGTCTTAGGCATCTTCGCTCTCGGCGCGGGGGTCGTGATTATCTCAGGCGGAATTGACCTCTCCAGCGGAGCGATGATCGCTTACAGCGCGACGGTCTGCGGCTGCGTGATGGTCCTGCTCAGTCCGCTCGACAAGTACGGCAACATCTATCCCGGCGACTTACCTATTTGGGTGATGGTGCTGGCGATCGTCGCTGCGCTGTTGGCGGCAATATTGGTGGGCAGCTTGCACGCGTGGCTGATCACCGCCGTCCGGCTGCCCCCGTTCGTGGCAACGCTCGCCTCGCTGATCGGCCTGCGCAGCCTGTCGCGGATGGTCATCCCCGACGTCTACCGGTTCGCGTCGGAGGGCGAGCAGTCGGCCCGCCTGATCTCGATCTTCGATCAGAATTTTAAACTGCTGTTTAAGCTCTGGTATATCCCGCCGCTCACCTTAATTGTGATCTCCGGGCTGACGTGGTTCGTGCTGTCGAAGACCATTGCGGGCCGACACCTTTACGCGATGGGAGGCAACGAAGAAGCCGCCCGGCTCTCGGGTGTTCGCACCGACCGCCTGAAGTGGCTCGCCTACGGCTTCGCGGCGTTTACTTCGGCTGTCGCGGGTGTATTCCTTCTCGCCGAGTCGGCCCAGGCAGAGCCCTCCTCGCAGGCGATGGGTTACGAGCTTAATGCGATCGCCGCGGCGGTGATCGGTGGCTGCATCCTCACCGGCGGCAGCGGCTCGGTCCCGGGGATCGTCCTGGGCGCCCTGTTTCTTCGCTGCGCGATTGACTCGGTCGCCAAACTCGCCCGCGGCTCCGTCAGCCCCGACGTCCTCGAAGGCCTGGTGGTCGGCCTCTTAATTTTACTCACCGTCGCCTTTAATGAACTCCGCACCGAAGGCGGCCTCAAACGCCCCTTCTTCACCGGCATGCTCGGCAACACCGCGATATTAGTGCTGACCGGCCTCGCCATGGCCATCGCCTACGTGCTGTCCGATGCCAATAAAGGAGCAATCGCCCTGTCGACCGGGTTTGTCGTGCTGGTAGTGCTGGGGGCGAAGAAGGTTGTGGAGGTCAGGGCATCGCGGCGGTTGCGATAG
- a CDS encoding substrate-binding domain-containing protein — MPRIQSFQGLVSFLTILFGSLIAVLVGCSPGEDVTTGSSVATAESADAKRFIILTNVADPFWDSCEVGAREAAKELNLDAQGYRVQFEQNSEGTITSQIRKLQQWAGASDVAGVALSVLEPQNPALLDAIQLLRDNDIPVVTIDSDIDRENPAFRKARYGYIGTDNVEAGKELGKALAAIDPDGGKYAVFVGSTVQANAVQRHDGVAMGLGDGYEEADFLSDDTDKSKARQNVRDALDRTADIDVLVGLWAYNMPAIADVVTEQGIREQVTIGGFDASPLALEEMKNGNIDVLVVQNPYRMGYLATKALYALTEDEPELLAEIFPNHDEPDGDIVGSGLKLVVPSKESPVTADILKDSTEFLTYDEFRAWLDKYGLTSS; from the coding sequence ATGCCGAGAATTCAGTCCTTCCAGGGCCTCGTATCGTTTCTGACGATCCTGTTCGGGTCGCTCATCGCCGTATTGGTCGGCTGCAGTCCCGGCGAGGACGTCACCACCGGCTCATCGGTCGCCACCGCGGAGTCCGCTGATGCAAAGCGGTTCATCATTCTGACGAATGTCGCCGACCCGTTCTGGGATTCATGTGAGGTCGGGGCTCGGGAGGCGGCCAAAGAACTGAATCTCGACGCCCAAGGCTATCGAGTTCAGTTTGAACAAAACTCCGAAGGCACGATCACCAGCCAGATCCGCAAACTGCAGCAGTGGGCCGGAGCCTCCGACGTTGCCGGTGTCGCACTCAGCGTTCTCGAACCGCAAAACCCCGCGCTGCTCGACGCGATTCAACTCCTGCGTGACAACGACATCCCGGTCGTCACGATCGACTCCGACATCGACCGCGAGAACCCGGCCTTCCGCAAAGCCCGCTACGGTTACATCGGCACCGACAACGTCGAAGCCGGCAAGGAACTCGGAAAGGCCCTCGCAGCGATCGATCCCGACGGCGGCAAGTACGCGGTCTTTGTCGGCTCGACGGTGCAGGCCAACGCCGTGCAGCGTCACGACGGCGTCGCGATGGGTCTCGGCGACGGCTATGAAGAAGCCGACTTCCTCTCGGACGATACCGACAAGTCGAAGGCCCGGCAGAACGTTCGCGATGCTCTCGACCGGACCGCTGACATCGACGTCCTCGTCGGACTGTGGGCGTACAACATGCCGGCCATCGCCGACGTCGTCACCGAACAGGGCATCCGCGAACAGGTCACCATCGGCGGCTTCGACGCCAGCCCCCTCGCGCTTGAAGAAATGAAGAACGGCAACATCGACGTGCTGGTCGTCCAGAATCCCTATCGCATGGGCTATCTTGCCACGAAGGCGCTGTACGCGCTGACCGAAGACGAGCCGGAGTTGCTCGCAGAAATCTTCCCCAATCATGATGAACCCGACGGAGACATCGTCGGCTCAGGACTCAAGTTGGTCGTGCCGTCGAAAGAGTCGCCGGTCACCGCTGACATTCTGAAGGATTCGACCGAATTCCTGACCTACGACGAGTTCCGAGCTTGGCTCGACAAGTACGGCCTAACGAGCAGCTAA
- a CDS encoding SirB1 family protein: MSLDPQQYVCDSEFIKLMSARRDVDLVAAALEIARDEDPHVDFERCYLWISDRAAELRGPVASADHECDALRELGKCLAGQHGLNGHATAFCDANGSLLHRVIETGRGLPISLSLIYIAVARHVGIDLEAVAAPGRFVTRYNGPCGRHYIDPFDGGRVLSEAQCVELLQQTSGATPEQIYRSLHPADPRTIVIRILNNLKAIHAEREEWNAAWRTQCRLVSLLPASYSERRDLALLSMRADRPGQAIDLLENCCKSAPAAEREMLGEQLKVARGLLCRWN, translated from the coding sequence ATGTCGCTCGATCCTCAGCAATACGTTTGCGACAGCGAGTTCATCAAATTGATGTCGGCACGTCGCGACGTCGATCTCGTTGCCGCAGCGCTCGAGATTGCCCGCGATGAGGATCCTCACGTCGACTTCGAACGCTGTTACCTCTGGATCAGCGATCGCGCCGCCGAACTTCGCGGCCCCGTCGCTTCTGCCGACCACGAGTGCGATGCGCTGCGAGAACTGGGCAAATGTCTCGCGGGCCAACATGGTCTGAACGGCCATGCGACCGCGTTTTGCGATGCAAACGGAAGTCTGCTGCACCGCGTGATCGAAACCGGCCGCGGCCTGCCGATCAGCCTGAGTCTGATCTACATCGCCGTCGCCCGGCACGTCGGAATCGACCTCGAAGCGGTCGCGGCGCCGGGACGATTTGTCACGCGGTACAATGGGCCTTGCGGTCGACACTACATCGATCCGTTCGACGGCGGACGGGTATTATCCGAGGCCCAGTGCGTCGAACTACTGCAGCAAACTTCTGGAGCGACGCCGGAGCAGATATATCGTTCGCTTCACCCGGCTGATCCCCGCACGATTGTCATTCGGATATTGAATAATCTTAAAGCGATTCATGCCGAACGCGAGGAATGGAATGCCGCGTGGCGGACGCAATGCCGCCTCGTCTCGCTCCTTCCTGCCAGCTACAGCGAACGGCGCGATCTTGCGCTGCTGTCGATGAGGGCCGATCGCCCCGGGCAGGCCATCGATCTGCTGGAGAACTGTTGCAAGAGTGCCCCGGCGGCCGAACGCGAAATGCTCGGCGAGCAATTAAAAGTGGCCCGCGGGCTACTGTGCCGCTGGAATTGA
- a CDS encoding glycosyltransferase family 4 protein has product MSCPNSIPRIAIDLLGAQSPSDGKRGIGRLTRQLVEAVARHPEGGDVLLYQYAGLPNPGLAENVRLTRRLLAKSSPPNVALEQAARNNRDKLDLIVLSSPFDLTDGFRPIPRPSGNVAIGAVACDLIPFHFPSWYFASAEDAGRYEMVAETIATYDGLFSISEATKRDFVDWLACDADRIHVVGAGVDGAEFMSDGDRTDGLVTSALGHLGISQRFVYSLVGADPRKNHEGLLRAFARLPWHLRVSTQLVITCGMTGIQEAILRATARRLGIAYQLILTGGVDNATLGLLMSRCSAFVFPSHYEGFGLPILEAMACGAPVIAGDNSSQPEIAGDAALLCDTHAPQSISAQIAAFLSDQELADEYRKRGVARAAEWTWDRVADRFLSAAVITARSVGRRSELPLRLLKARTIASVDVRPASPTLPEPSEEPMTRSRPDARPSMPSSVTRFKSKLLNIVSRTVFRALEHVLAAAPQLESPLRELKRKLSRPRAMASDSERLQMRCELLAAEVERLENLAPGFQAHGDHTSVKWRAAKSDELGPLAERWQKDAA; this is encoded by the coding sequence ATGTCGTGCCCCAACTCGATTCCTCGAATCGCGATCGATCTGCTCGGCGCGCAGTCGCCGTCAGACGGAAAGCGCGGTATCGGTCGGTTGACGCGTCAACTGGTCGAAGCGGTCGCCCGCCATCCTGAGGGCGGTGATGTCCTGCTGTATCAATATGCGGGGCTGCCAAATCCGGGGTTGGCCGAAAACGTCCGCCTGACACGGCGTCTGCTGGCCAAATCCTCTCCCCCGAACGTGGCGTTGGAGCAGGCAGCACGCAACAATCGGGACAAACTCGATCTGATCGTGCTGTCGTCTCCGTTCGATTTAACGGACGGGTTTCGGCCGATTCCTCGCCCCTCCGGCAATGTGGCGATCGGAGCGGTCGCCTGTGATCTGATTCCCTTCCACTTCCCCTCGTGGTATTTCGCTAGCGCCGAAGATGCGGGGCGATACGAAATGGTGGCCGAGACCATCGCCACCTATGACGGCTTATTCTCCATTTCAGAAGCCACCAAGCGTGACTTCGTCGATTGGCTCGCCTGCGATGCGGACCGCATTCACGTCGTCGGTGCGGGCGTCGATGGGGCAGAATTTATGTCGGACGGGGATCGCACTGACGGCCTCGTGACATCGGCCCTGGGTCACTTGGGCATCAGCCAGCGATTTGTTTATTCGCTCGTCGGCGCCGATCCGAGAAAGAACCATGAGGGCCTGCTGAGGGCATTCGCGCGTCTTCCGTGGCACCTACGTGTGTCGACGCAACTCGTCATTACCTGCGGAATGACCGGCATTCAGGAAGCCATTCTGCGGGCCACGGCCCGACGGCTCGGGATCGCATATCAACTAATACTCACCGGCGGGGTCGACAACGCCACGCTGGGACTGTTGATGAGTCGCTGCTCGGCGTTCGTATTCCCCTCGCACTATGAAGGTTTTGGCCTCCCGATTCTCGAAGCGATGGCCTGCGGCGCTCCGGTGATCGCCGGAGACAACTCGTCGCAACCTGAGATCGCCGGAGATGCGGCCTTGCTGTGCGACACGCACGCGCCGCAATCGATCAGCGCGCAGATCGCCGCATTCCTGTCCGATCAGGAGCTGGCTGACGAATACCGTAAACGCGGTGTCGCTCGAGCGGCGGAATGGACGTGGGACCGGGTGGCCGATCGATTCCTCTCGGCCGCTGTGATCACGGCGCGCAGTGTCGGCCGGCGATCCGAACTGCCGCTGCGCTTGCTCAAAGCGCGGACGATTGCGTCGGTCGATGTTCGACCGGCTTCGCCGACACTTCCGGAACCCTCGGAAGAGCCGATGACGCGATCGCGTCCCGACGCAAGGCCGTCGATGCCTTCATCGGTGACGCGATTCAAATCGAAACTGCTCAATATCGTCTCGCGAACCGTCTTTCGCGCGTTGGAACACGTCCTGGCAGCCGCCCCTCAATTGGAATCGCCGCTCCGCGAGTTAAAGCGGAAGCTGTCACGACCGCGCGCAATGGCGTCGGACTCCGAGCGCTTACAGATGCGTTGCGAACTACTCGCCGCCGAGGTCGAACGGCTGGAGAATCTGGCCCCCGGCTTTCAAGCCCATGGGGACCACACATCGGTCAAGTGGCGTGCGGCAAAGTCGGATGAACTCGGACCATTGGCTGAGCGCTGGCAGAAAGACGCCGCGTAG
- a CDS encoding FkbM family methyltransferase has product MPIDFNQPLNPQYDEQTAEMIRRVLPKDGCGVDIGAHAGDILQHMLSVASEGIVYGFEPIPALAEGLRMQFPDAKIFEVALSNTTGTGTFKHVVNAQAYSGLQRRDYDRPDVIVNDIEVQIRRLDEVIGETQKVDIIKLDIEGGEYSALEGAENVITRSRPHIIFEASVRSTGRYGVEPKEFYALLTKKYGLHLTTMDRWLDGVEPITPDEFAKFWHEGPHFYFLASPLATAVNAAAA; this is encoded by the coding sequence ATGCCAATCGATTTCAATCAACCTCTCAACCCGCAGTACGATGAACAGACCGCCGAAATGATTCGGCGCGTCCTACCCAAGGACGGCTGCGGTGTCGATATCGGCGCACATGCGGGTGACATCTTACAGCATATGTTAAGCGTTGCGTCGGAGGGCATTGTGTATGGGTTTGAACCCATCCCCGCACTTGCCGAGGGACTCAGAATGCAATTCCCTGATGCAAAGATATTTGAAGTTGCGCTCTCGAATACGACTGGCACTGGGACCTTTAAACACGTTGTGAACGCTCAAGCTTATAGTGGGTTGCAGCGCCGGGACTATGATCGCCCTGACGTAATCGTGAACGACATTGAAGTTCAGATTAGGCGACTTGATGAGGTGATCGGCGAAACGCAAAAAGTTGATATTATTAAGCTTGATATCGAGGGTGGGGAGTACTCGGCGCTCGAGGGCGCTGAAAATGTGATTACCCGTTCAAGACCTCACATTATTTTTGAGGCCAGTGTTCGCTCAACCGGTCGATATGGTGTCGAGCCTAAAGAGTTCTACGCGTTATTGACAAAAAAGTATGGACTCCACTTAACAACGATGGATCGTTGGCTGGACGGCGTAGAACCCATCACACCTGATGAGTTCGCGAAGTTCTGGCACGAGGGACCGCACTTCTACTTTCTGGCTTCACCGTTAGCTACTGCCGTCAATGCAGCCGCGGCATAA
- a CDS encoding glycosyltransferase family 4 protein produces MKVHLFATYPMSLVIHGGQRRVKEILRSYTNSRIAASGTSIVFKPFWDQFLRRQNQSDPNISLIDISSIAMDQFMKTPLLEDVLIGKIASKSESTLRMVADDVNRHQPDAYQLEHPFLWPVVKVLIEKRMIPNLPVIYSGHNVEYQHKAECYHANFKKDDAERHLTAVYELETELLRESSLTLAVSDEDRSNYEQHAKAEVVLARNGATVPGVTEKVIKRCVEKYSLSGKPFALAVSSNHPPNIAGMKKILSDNCGYVPPGCRILLVGGCGRPIEESLQKPPFIGLNEKKVTALGFLPDHELDALRVLASLQLLMITGGGGTNVKTADALVSGSPIIATTTAMRGYEQYITNHNVTVCDDPKLFRDEIRCKLEEQRLRDRPTYNWKIMEDRRSLTWENTLVPAADAIRRLAA; encoded by the coding sequence ATGAAAGTTCACCTATTTGCGACGTACCCGATGTCGCTCGTTATTCACGGCGGTCAGCGTCGCGTCAAAGAAATTCTCCGGTCGTACACGAACAGTCGCATTGCAGCCAGCGGCACGAGCATTGTGTTCAAGCCATTTTGGGACCAGTTTCTAAGACGTCAAAACCAAAGTGATCCAAACATTAGTTTGATTGACATATCGTCAATCGCTATGGATCAATTCATGAAGACTCCGCTCCTGGAAGACGTGCTTATTGGCAAAATCGCCAGCAAGTCGGAGAGTACGCTTCGGATGGTTGCAGATGATGTCAACCGTCATCAACCCGACGCCTACCAACTTGAGCACCCATTTCTCTGGCCGGTGGTCAAAGTCCTTATCGAGAAACGGATGATCCCAAATTTGCCCGTGATATACAGCGGGCATAATGTGGAGTACCAACATAAGGCTGAATGCTACCACGCGAACTTTAAGAAAGACGACGCAGAGAGGCACCTTACTGCCGTTTATGAATTAGAGACGGAACTGCTTAGAGAATCGTCGCTGACGTTAGCCGTTTCAGATGAAGATCGATCAAATTATGAGCAGCACGCTAAGGCCGAAGTAGTGCTAGCCCGAAATGGCGCCACGGTTCCGGGCGTTACGGAAAAAGTGATAAAGCGATGCGTTGAGAAGTATTCACTTTCCGGGAAACCATTCGCTTTGGCGGTCTCGAGCAACCATCCTCCCAATATTGCGGGAATGAAGAAAATCCTTTCTGACAATTGCGGATATGTACCTCCGGGTTGTCGTATCCTTTTGGTAGGCGGTTGCGGCAGGCCAATCGAAGAGTCGCTTCAAAAGCCCCCATTTATTGGTCTCAATGAAAAGAAAGTCACCGCCCTTGGTTTCTTACCGGACCACGAACTTGACGCACTCCGAGTGTTGGCCTCGCTGCAGCTGTTAATGATCACCGGGGGTGGGGGAACCAATGTCAAGACAGCCGACGCACTTGTGAGCGGTAGTCCGATCATCGCCACGACGACGGCAATGCGTGGATATGAGCAGTACATTACGAACCACAATGTTACTGTTTGCGATGATCCGAAACTGTTCCGTGATGAAATTCGGTGCAAACTAGAGGAACAACGTCTTCGCGACCGCCCGACTTACAATTGGAAGATCATGGAAGATCGTCGGTCGCTTACATGGGAGAACACCTTGGTTCCAGCAGCCGATGCAATTCGCAGACTTGCGGCATAG
- a CDS encoding glycosyltransferase family 4 protein has translation MSAGASWTSLETPRLIADLKARHGFEVAQIIYDCIPTFMPQLWGPGFSGHFTAWLADMLHVCDHAIAISEKTAEDLRLFAQKVHLPSPRTSVIRLGDNISQRTVTAKPKFADALNDSFVLTVGTIEARKNHRILYQVWRKLSAELGEECPSLVCVGSPGFLTGELEYEIFNDPLTFDKIKFVHGVSDAELLWLYDNCRFTVYPSIYEGWGLPVGESLRHGRHCIATDNSSIPEIAGDLVDYFDPHDTQRCYELVRAYLLDNELLRHREQRIQDEYEITTWTECADQLLQLLVGTTAKSQEPSRNQTAVPVAA, from the coding sequence TTGTCCGCTGGTGCCTCTTGGACCTCACTCGAAACACCTCGGCTCATAGCCGACCTCAAAGCTCGACACGGATTTGAGGTCGCCCAAATCATTTATGACTGCATACCAACGTTTATGCCGCAACTATGGGGGCCCGGTTTTTCCGGCCACTTCACGGCATGGCTTGCCGACATGCTGCATGTGTGCGACCACGCCATTGCCATTTCGGAGAAGACGGCTGAAGACCTACGGCTCTTCGCACAGAAAGTCCACCTCCCATCACCGCGGACTTCGGTGATCCGCTTAGGGGATAACATTTCGCAGCGAACTGTAACAGCGAAACCTAAGTTCGCCGACGCGCTAAACGACAGCTTCGTCCTTACGGTCGGAACAATTGAAGCACGAAAAAATCATCGAATTTTGTATCAAGTGTGGCGAAAACTCTCTGCGGAGTTGGGAGAAGAATGCCCTTCACTGGTATGCGTAGGGAGCCCCGGATTCCTAACCGGAGAACTCGAATACGAGATATTTAATGACCCACTCACATTTGACAAAATCAAGTTCGTCCACGGGGTCAGCGATGCGGAACTCCTGTGGCTATATGACAACTGTCGCTTCACAGTATACCCATCAATTTACGAAGGTTGGGGCCTCCCGGTCGGCGAATCACTTCGTCACGGACGACACTGCATCGCGACCGACAATTCATCGATCCCGGAAATCGCTGGAGATCTCGTCGACTATTTCGACCCGCATGACACTCAACGTTGCTACGAACTTGTCCGCGCTTACTTGCTAGACAACGAGCTACTGCGCCACAGGGAACAGCGAATTCAAGACGAATACGAAATCACCACGTGGACTGAATGTGCTGACCAATTGCTACAGCTTTTGGTCGGGACGACGGCCAAATCTCAAGAACCGTCACGAAACCAAACCGCTGTTCCTGTCGCGGCCTGA
- a CDS encoding ABC transporter ATP-binding protein encodes MRQINLSNAKLTFDVYDDKSFSFKQAFISWMLRRPQPRRRRIEAIKDVTLSIVEGERVGIIGNNGSGKSTILRMMAGVYPPTAGRCEIDGNVNALFDFSLGFEQNATGRDNVYYRGYLQGQSPSSIRNHIDEIIEFSELDEFIDIPIRCYSAGMLVRLGFAISTAVDPDILLIDECLAAGDASFQAKAAARMDEMISRAQLIVLVSHDLGAIERLCTRVVWMERGNVVLDGPAADVIAAYQDENKFTAAPMPEAA; translated from the coding sequence ATGCGACAAATCAATCTCTCGAATGCGAAACTGACGTTCGACGTCTACGACGACAAGTCATTTTCATTCAAACAAGCATTCATCTCGTGGATGCTGCGACGCCCACAACCACGACGTCGACGGATTGAAGCGATTAAGGATGTAACGCTGTCGATCGTCGAGGGTGAGCGTGTTGGAATCATTGGGAATAATGGGTCGGGGAAAAGTACCATCCTTCGGATGATGGCTGGTGTTTATCCGCCGACGGCCGGTCGTTGCGAAATTGATGGAAACGTCAACGCGCTTTTTGACTTCTCTTTGGGCTTTGAACAGAACGCAACTGGCCGCGATAATGTCTATTACAGAGGATATTTGCAGGGTCAGTCGCCGTCATCAATTAGAAATCATATCGATGAGATCATCGAGTTCAGCGAACTCGATGAATTCATCGACATCCCAATTCGCTGCTACTCTGCCGGCATGTTGGTCAGACTAGGCTTCGCAATCAGCACAGCCGTGGACCCAGATATCTTACTTATCGATGAGTGCTTAGCCGCCGGCGATGCTTCATTTCAGGCCAAAGCAGCAGCCCGGATGGATGAGATGATATCCCGGGCCCAGCTCATCGTGCTTGTATCCCACGATCTGGGTGCGATTGAGCGGCTATGTACACGAGTAGTATGGATGGAGCGAGGCAACGTCGTCCTCGATGGCCCTGCCGCCGACGTCATCGCAGCCTATCAAGACGAAAACAAATTCACGGCTGCACCTATGCCTGAAGCCGCTTGA
- a CDS encoding ABC transporter permease yields MLQHFQELWALRHFLGALIALDLNSRYRGSIIGLGWSVAQPLAMAVVLCCVFQTLFGMNTSDFGPRLLAGLSMWAFITTCAIGGCTAFLSNVAFIKQRRSPGTLYPLRVVGAAAVHLLITLTVSVIANAAFNGPSKLIGLLWILPIAVLLVVIGWLIAICLSYAHAYFRDTAHLVDILLQVAFYLSPILYPLSLLEGRGIGWIVKYNPFGAIVEGLRAPLLCYPSAPTGVYFSILATVVLLGSLAIYLTVKYEHRVVFRV; encoded by the coding sequence ATGTTGCAACATTTTCAAGAGCTGTGGGCGCTACGACATTTCTTAGGAGCGCTCATAGCACTGGACTTAAATTCCAGGTATCGCGGCTCAATCATCGGCCTGGGCTGGTCAGTGGCACAGCCCTTAGCCATGGCAGTCGTACTATGCTGCGTGTTTCAAACACTGTTCGGAATGAACACAAGCGATTTTGGACCACGCCTGCTGGCGGGGCTGAGCATGTGGGCCTTCATAACCACCTGCGCCATCGGCGGGTGTACTGCATTTCTCAGCAACGTCGCCTTTATCAAACAACGGCGATCCCCCGGAACGCTTTATCCATTGCGAGTTGTCGGGGCCGCGGCGGTCCATCTTCTGATTACACTGACTGTTAGCGTCATTGCCAACGCCGCTTTCAACGGACCTTCAAAGCTTATCGGCCTGCTTTGGATTCTGCCTATCGCCGTACTTCTTGTTGTCATCGGCTGGCTCATCGCGATTTGCTTAAGCTATGCCCATGCCTATTTTCGGGACACCGCGCACTTGGTCGACATCCTCCTCCAAGTCGCTTTCTACCTATCACCGATCCTGTATCCGCTGTCTCTGCTTGAAGGGCGAGGGATCGGCTGGATTGTCAAGTACAATCCGTTCGGCGCGATCGTCGAAGGTTTGCGGGCACCACTGCTTTGTTATCCGAGTGCGCCAACCGGCGTTTACTTTTCAATCCTTGCGACCGTGGTATTACTCGGAAGTCTAGCTATCTATCTTACCGTCAAGTACGAGCACAGAGTCGTCTTTCGTGTTTGA
- the gmd gene encoding GDP-mannose 4,6-dehydratase, which translates to MSETQKTAFVTGITGQDGSYLAELLLEKGYKVHGLIRRSSTFGMERISHLCKEESEDTDQVCLHYGDLTDGLCLRRIISEINPDEVYNLGAQSHVRVSFDMPLETCDVSGLGTARLLEAVRDCQEKSGREIRYYQASTSELYGKVVETPQKETTPFYPRSPYGCAKLFSHWLTINYRESYNMHASSGILFNHESPRRGETFVTRKITRAVGRIKVGLQDKLFMGNIDAMRDWGFAGDYVKAMWMMLQKDTPDDYVIATGEMHSVREFLEIAFGRVGLDYNDYVEIDPRFYRPAEVELLLGDPTKAKTQLGWELEVSFQQLVEMMTDTDVEKAERELAESKRVTSVKLKAA; encoded by the coding sequence ATGTCCGAAACACAGAAGACCGCCTTCGTCACCGGAATCACCGGTCAGGACGGAAGTTACCTTGCCGAGTTGCTGTTGGAGAAAGGCTATAAAGTTCATGGCCTGATTCGTCGGTCGAGCACCTTCGGCATGGAGCGCATCTCACACCTGTGTAAAGAAGAATCAGAAGACACCGATCAGGTTTGCCTGCACTACGGCGATCTGACCGACGGCCTGTGCCTGCGTCGAATCATCAGCGAAATTAATCCCGACGAAGTTTACAATCTCGGCGCTCAGTCGCACGTCCGAGTCAGCTTCGACATGCCGCTCGAAACCTGCGACGTCAGCGGATTGGGAACCGCCCGTTTGCTCGAAGCCGTTCGCGACTGCCAAGAAAAGTCAGGCCGCGAGATTCGATACTACCAGGCATCGACGAGCGAACTATACGGCAAAGTCGTCGAGACGCCGCAGAAGGAAACGACTCCGTTCTATCCGCGAAGCCCTTATGGCTGTGCGAAGCTCTTCTCGCACTGGCTCACAATCAATTACCGTGAGTCGTACAACATGCACGCTTCGAGCGGGATTCTGTTTAATCACGAATCGCCTCGCCGCGGCGAAACGTTCGTGACCCGCAAAATCACGCGAGCCGTCGGCCGAATTAAGGTCGGGCTTCAAGACAAGCTCTTCATGGGCAACATCGATGCGATGCGTGACTGGGGCTTCGCCGGCGATTACGTCAAGGCGATGTGGATGATGCTCCAGAAGGACACTCCGGACGACTACGTGATCGCCACCGGCGAAATGCACTCCGTTCGCGAATTCCTTGAAATCGCCTTCGGACGCGTCGGGCTTGATTACAACGACTACGTCGAAATCGATCCGCGTTTCTATCGTCCCGCCGAAGTCGAGTTGCTACTCGGTGACCCGACCAAAGCAAAAACGCAACTCGGCTGGGAACTGGAAGTTTCCTTCCAGCAGCTCGTCGAAATGATGACTGACACCGACGTTGAGAAAGCCGAGCGAGAACTCGCCGAATCGAAACGTGTGACCTCGGTGAAACTGAAAGCCGCCTAA